A part of Paroedura picta isolate Pp20150507F chromosome 7, Ppicta_v3.0, whole genome shotgun sequence genomic DNA contains:
- the LOC143842424 gene encoding uncharacterized protein LOC143842424, giving the protein MSERLACSRVFCRARAGAVQSGAAARQPSPAPARQPEAQASKAAADGFRSTQTARSAFWRRNRVRVQTPVHRLQRSNLNAVERGPASALVVQGAYEALQSKPPISPVYSGASPNGSRRKCHPRESAGTLERLLDRGRRFPVAAAIPFRFGLRPASFPCLTRNVFGARRPPASPSFVCAFPGLGLPAASRSSERSLLPGVETKPRSRVGPPTLSPRSHARPNPRPGLGTANPCHTSESPAEGDPESGKKKRTLGSNWSGGEDPASRARGGIDPVRVCRRPQANPARRCPAASPATVHLAASAAPHGPPPSGLARFGPSSAGRPKLQPVAKGGRLSASRSLGSLRTEKKTHSRGGEGAPRPGVSARVAPEGGGQGDLGALPAAEPPTSRPPSVQSLLPRLAKFGNRPPPPRPHLHKSLSSWQRKAPASDPAIFKLQSRCQTARRPARSHTDAHPFETGGLTSPPLPRSKFAFPPPILQPPRFSQWDGNRASRKRLCPPLAPGQPDPRTSGVDLKPAPTPGAPARRAECAPQTSWALQLNSPAGRERRKGRRLEAFIGPRKLGSLFFFLSFSFWDAYLGFFRSSAYKYTYRYPYSWW; this is encoded by the exons ATGTCCGAGCGCCTGGCCTGCTCTCGCGTCTTCTGCCGGGCGAGAGCCGGAGCTGTCCAGAGTGGCGCGGCCGCccggcagcccagcccagccccggcGCGCCAGCCAGAG GCGCAGGCCTCCAAGGCAGCCGCAGACGGGTTCCGCTCGACCCAAACCGCTCGCTCCGCATTCTGGAGACGAAACCGAGTCCGGGTCCAAACGCCTGTCCACCGATTGCAACGCAGCAATCTCAACGCAGTTGAGAGGGGGCCTGCCTCGGCCTTGGTCGTGCAGGGGGCCTATGAAGCCCTCCAGTCCAAACCCCCAATCTCCCCCGTCTACTCGGGAGCCAGTCCAAATGGCTCTCGACGGAAGTGCCATCCAAGAGAGAGCGCCGGCACATTGGAAAGGCTGCTGGATCGAGGCCGCCGTTTCCCGGTGGCCGCAGCGATCCCGTTTCGATTTGGCCTTCGACCCGCATCGTTCCCGTGCTTGACCCGCAACGTCTTCGGC GCGAGGCGGCCTCCGGCTTCCCCTTCCTTTGTGTGCGCCTTTCCCGGCCTTGGCCTGCCGGCCGCGTCCCGCTCGTCTGAAAGAAGCCTCCTTCCCGGGGTCGAAACGAAGCCGCGCTCCCGCGTTGGGCCGCCGACGCTCTCTCCGCGTTCACACGCTCGCCCAAACCCCCGCCCGGGCCTGGGCACGGCGAACCCGTGTCACACGTCTGAATCCCCCGCGGAAGGCGATCCTGAGAGTGGCAAAAAAAAGCGGACGCTGGGAAGCAACTGGTCCGGCGGCGAGGATCCGGCCTCCCGCGCG CGCGGGGGTATCGATCCGGTCCGCGTGTGCCGGAGACCCCAGGCTAATCCAGCGCGTCGCTGCCCGGCCGCCTCGCCGGCGACGGTGCATCTGGCTGCCTCGGCCGCTCCGCACGGGCCTCCTCCCTCCGGCCTGGCCCGCTTCGGCCCCAGCTCGGCCG GAAGGCCAAAGTTGCAGCCGGTTGCGAAGGGGGGCAGACTCTCGGCCAGCAGATCCCTTGGAAGTCTTCGGACCGAGAAGAAGActcacagcaggggaggggagggggcgcctcGGCCGGGGGTCTCCGCACGCGTGGCGCCCgagggaggagggcaaggggacTTGGGGGCGCTCCCTGCAGCGGAGCCGCCGACCTCCCGACCTCCGAGCGTGCAAAGCTTGCTTCCCCGCCTTGCAAAGTTTggcaatcgcccccccccccctcgcccccatcTGCACAAAAGTCTTTCCAGCTGGCAAAGGAAGGCTCCGGCTTCTGATCCTGCGATCTTCAAACTGCAAAGCCGATGCCAGACAGCACGCAGGCCCGCCAGGTCGCACACAGATGCACACCCCTTTGAGACTGGGGGGTtaacctccccccctctcccacgtTCCAAATTTGCCTTCCCGCCCCCAATCCTACAGCCCCCTCGGTTCTCGCAATGGGACGGAAACCGCGCGTCGAGGAAGCGCTTGTGTCCCCCGCTCGCCCCAGGTCAGCCCGATCCGCGGACCTCTGGCGTGGATCTGAAGCCAGCCCCGACCCCGGGAGCCCCAGCCCGCCGCGCCGAATGCGCTCCCCAAACGTCTTGGGCGCTTCAGCTGAACTCCCCCGCGGGTcgggaaaggagaaaagggagaCGCTTGGAAGCTTTCATTGGACCCAGAAAGTTGgggtctcttttcttctttctttctttttctttttgggacGCATATTTAGGATTCTTTAGATCTAGCGCATACAAATATACATATCGTTATCCTTATAGCTGGTGGTAA